The following are from one region of the Prionailurus bengalensis isolate Pbe53 chromosome A2, Fcat_Pben_1.1_paternal_pri, whole genome shotgun sequence genome:
- the QARS1 gene encoding glutamine--tRNA ligase yields the protein MAALDSLSLFTGLGLSEHKARETLKNTALSAQLREAATQAQQTLGSTIDKATGTLLYGLASRLRDPRRLSFLVSYVANKKIHTELQLSAALEYVRSHPLDPINTQDFEQECGVGVMVTPEQIEEAVEAAINRHRPQLLEERYRFNMGLLMGEARAVLKWADGKMIKHEVDMQVLHLLGPKTENDLEKKPKVSKARPEEKDRRTAKDVVENGEAAGQTLSLMEQLRGEALKFHKPGENYKTPGYVTTPHTMDLLKQHLEITGGQVRTRFPPEPNGILHIGHAKAVNFNFGYAKANNGICFLRFDDTNPEKEEAKFFTAICDMVAWLGYTPYKVTYASDYFDQLYAWAVELIHRGQAYVCHQRGEELKGHNSLPSPWRDRPIEESLLLFEAMRKGKFAEGEATLRMKLVMEDGKMDPVAYRVKYTPHHRTGDTWCIYPTYDYTHCLCDSIEHITHSLCTKEFQARRSSYFWLCNALDVYCPVQWEYGRLNLHYAIVSKRKILQLVAAGAVRDWDDPRLFTLTALRRRGFPPEAINNFCARVGVTVAQTTMEPHLLEACVRDVLNDTAPRAMAVLEPLQVIITNFPAAKSLDIQVPNFPADETKGFHQVPFGPIVFIERTDFKEEPEPGYKRLAWGQPVGLRHTGYVIELQHVVKGPSGCVESLEVTCRRADAGEKPKAFIHWVSQPLTCEIRLYERLFQHKNPEDPAEVPGGFLSDLNPASLQVVEAALVDYSVALAKPFDKFQFERLGYFSVDPDSCQGQLVFNRTVTLKEDPGKV from the exons ATGGCGGCCCTGGACTCCCTGTCGCTCTTCACCGGCCTTGGCCTGAGCGAGCACAAGGCCCGGGAGACGCTCAAGAACACGGCTCTGAGCGCGCAGCTGCGCGAGGCGGCGACCCAG GCGCAGCAGACTCTGGGCTCCACCATCGACAAAGCCACCGGGACCCTGCTCTATGGCTTGGCATCCCGACTCAGGGATCCCCGGCGTCTCTCTTTTCTTGTGAGCTATGTAGCCAATAAGAAGATCCACACCGAGCTCCAGCTGAGCG CTGCCCTTGAGTATGTGCGAAGTCATCCCCTGGACCCCATCAACACCCAGGACTTTGAGCAGGAATGCGGTGTGGGTGTCATGGTGACCCCAGAGCAGATTGAGGAGGCT GTGGAGGCCGCCATAAATCGCCACCGGCCCCAACTCTTGGAGGAACGTTATCGTTTCAACATGGGACTGCTGATGG GAGAGGCTCGGGCTGTGCTCAAGTGGGCAGATGGCAAAATGATCAAGCACGAAGTAGACATGCAG gtcctTCACCTTCTGGGGCCCAAGACGGAGAATGATCTAGAGAagaagcccaag GTGTCAAAAGCTCGGCCAGAAGAAAAAGACCGGAGGACAGCAAAGGATGTGGTAGAGAATG GTGAGGCTGCTGGTCAGACCCTGTCTCTGATGGAGCAGCTCCGAGGAGAGGCACTTAAGTTCCACAAGCCTG GTGAGAACTACAAAACCCCAGGCTATGTGACCACTCCACATACCATGGATCTACTGAAGCAGCACCTGGAGATCACTGGAGGACAG GTACGTACCCGGTTCCCACCAGAACCTAATGGAATCCTGCACATAGGACATGCCAAAGCCGTCAATTTCAACTTTGGCTATGCCAAG GCCAACAATGGGATCTGTTTTCTGCGCTTTGATGACACCAATCCTGAGAAGGAGGAAGCAAAGTTCTTCACTGCCATCTGCGACATGGTGGCCTGGCTGG GTTATACACCTTACAAGGTGACATATGCCTCTGACTACTTTGACCAGCTGTATGCCTGGGCTGTGGAGCTCATCCATAG GGGCCAGGCGTATGTGTGCCACCAGAGAGGAGAGGAGCTCAAAGGCCACAACTCCCTGCCCTCACCCTGGAGGGACCGTCCTATAGAGGAGTCACTGCTGCTCTTTGAG GCAATGCGCAAGGGCAAGTTTGCAGAGGGTGAGGCCACACTGCGGATGAAGCTGGTGATGGAGGATGGCAAGATGGACCCTGTGGCCTATCGAGTCAAGTACACACCACACCATCGCACGGGGGATACCTG GTGCATCTATCCCACCTATGACTACACACACTGCCTCTGTGACTCCATCGAGCACATCACCCACTCACTCTGCACCAAGGAATTCCAGGCCCG ACGCTCTTCCTACTTCTGGCTGTGCAATGCATTGGATGTGTATTGCCCTGTTCAGTGGGAGTATGGCCGTCTCAACCTTCACTATGCTATTGTGTCTAAGAGGAAGATTCTCCAGCTTGTGGCAGCTGGTGCTGTGCG GGATTGGGACGACCCACGGCTCTTCACGCTCACAGCTTTACGTCGGCGGGGCTTCCCGCCTGAGGCCATCAACAACTTTTGTGCTCGG GTGGGGGTGACAGTGGCACAGACCACAATGGAACCCCATCTGCTAGAAGCCTGCGTGCGTGATGTGTTGAATGACACAGCCCCACGGGCCATGGCTGTGCTGGAACCGTTACAGGTCATCATTACCAACTTTCCTGCTGCCAAG TCCTtagacatccaggtgcccaacTTCCCGGCTGATGAGACCAAGGGCTTCCATCAGGTTCCCTTTGGACCCATAGTCTTCATTGAAAGGACTGACTTCAAGGAG GAGCCAGAACCAGGCTATAAGCGCCTGGCGTGGGGCCAACCTGTGGGCCTGAGGCATACAGGCTACGTCATCGAGCTGCAGCATGTTGTCAAG GGTCCCAGTGGCTGTGTAGAGAGCCTGGAGGTAACCTGTAGACGGGCAGATGCTGGAGAAAAGCCCAAGGCCTTTATTCACTGGGTGTCACAGCCTCTGACATGTGAAATTCGCCTCTATGAGCGACT ATTTCAGCACAAGAACCCTGAAGATCCTGCTGAAGTGCCTGGTGGATTCTTAAGTGACCTGAACCCG GCATCGCTACAAGTGGTGGAGGCAGCGTTAGTGGACTACTCTGTGGCCCTGGCAAAGCCCTTTGACAAGTTCCAGTTTGAGCGGCTTGGCTACTTCTCCGTGGATCCAGACAGCTGCCAGGGACAG CTTGTCTTCAACCGGACTGTCACACTGAAGGAGGACCCAGGAAAGGTGTGA